A region of Solibacillus isronensis DNA encodes the following proteins:
- a CDS encoding YggS family pyridoxal phosphate-dependent enzyme has protein sequence MTKIIENLKQIQHQIEIAKQRVNAEQVVQIIAVTKEVDVNRTEEAIEAGLVHLGENRPEGLLNKLDSIDSAVSWHYIGSLQTRKVKQVIDQIDYLHSLDRLSLAEEIEKRATKRVKCFLQVNVSGEESKHGLTKEQALAFVKQLEQFSKIEVVGLMTMAPFTEDETMIRQVFKQLKQLQQEVSQLNIPNVPCTELSMGMSNDYEIAVEEGATFVRIGTALVG, from the coding sequence GAAAATCATAGAAAACTTAAAACAGATTCAACATCAAATAGAAATTGCAAAACAACGTGTCAATGCCGAACAGGTAGTCCAGATTATTGCTGTGACGAAAGAAGTAGATGTCAACCGGACAGAAGAGGCAATTGAAGCGGGTCTTGTCCATTTAGGAGAAAACCGTCCTGAAGGCTTATTAAATAAGCTGGATTCAATTGACTCAGCTGTTTCCTGGCATTATATAGGTTCATTACAGACGAGAAAAGTAAAGCAAGTAATTGATCAAATTGACTATTTACATTCTCTTGATCGATTAAGCCTGGCAGAAGAGATTGAAAAAAGAGCAACAAAACGAGTGAAATGTTTCTTGCAAGTAAATGTTTCCGGTGAAGAATCGAAACATGGCTTAACAAAAGAACAAGCACTAGCTTTTGTAAAGCAGCTTGAGCAATTTTCAAAAATTGAAGTAGTAGGTTTAATGACAATGGCTCCTTTTACTGAAGATGAAACGATGATTAGACAAGTGTTTAAACAGTTAAAACAATTGCAACAAGAAGTGTCACAATTGAACATTCCAAATGTACCTTGTACTGAATTATCGATGGGCATGTCAAATGACTACGAAATTGCAGTTGAAGAAGGGGCAACATTTGTTAGAATTGGAACAGCTCTTGTTGGCTAA
- a CDS encoding cell division protein SepF encodes MSIKNIFDKFFYLEEIEEDYAPAQTQTVQKQAPKAVQNESQQFYQDYGQKQQPQLIQNRMKKERKMQQQPPRNEVVMQNHNNVVSLQAASSSKNSKLVLLEPRVYAEAQDIAEHLKNKRATVVNLQRIDRDQGKRIIDFLSGTVYALGGDIQRIGNDIFLCTPENVEVSGEISNLTFE; translated from the coding sequence ATGAGCATTAAAAATATTTTTGACAAGTTCTTTTATTTAGAAGAAATAGAAGAAGATTATGCTCCTGCCCAAACGCAAACAGTGCAAAAACAAGCACCAAAAGCAGTTCAAAATGAATCACAGCAATTTTACCAGGATTATGGACAAAAGCAGCAACCACAACTCATTCAAAACCGAATGAAGAAGGAGCGAAAAATGCAACAGCAACCACCACGTAATGAAGTCGTGATGCAAAATCATAATAATGTTGTGAGCCTTCAAGCTGCGTCTTCATCAAAGAATTCAAAGTTAGTTTTATTAGAACCACGCGTGTACGCAGAGGCGCAGGATATCGCAGAACATTTAAAAAATAAACGTGCTACCGTTGTCAATTTACAGCGCATCGACCGAGATCAAGGGAAGCGAATAATCGATTTTCTTAGCGGAACAGTGTATGCTTTAGGTGGAGATATTCAGCGTATTGGAAATGATATTTTCTTATGTACACCGGAAAATGTAGAAGTATCAGGAGAAATTTCTAATTTAACGTTCGAGTAA
- a CDS encoding YggT family protein: MIIFSIVSTAFLVYRFMLIGYILMSWVPALQESAVGRFLETVCEPYLGFFRKFIPPIGMIDISPIVGLFALVFIERGVYGVLAFFL, from the coding sequence ATGATTATATTTTCAATTGTATCAACAGCATTTCTTGTTTACCGTTTTATGCTGATTGGATACATATTAATGTCTTGGGTTCCGGCACTGCAAGAATCGGCTGTGGGTCGTTTCCTGGAAACAGTATGTGAACCGTATTTAGGATTCTTCCGCAAATTTATTCCACCGATTGGCATGATTGATATTTCACCAATTGTCGGTTTATTTGCGTTAGTATTTATCGAGCGAGGCGTCTATGGCGTCCTAGCATTTTTCTTATAA
- a CDS encoding YlmH family RNA-binding protein yields MEHLIQHFRKDEQPFIEQVIGWQREVEDRYAPKLTDFLDPRQRFIVESIVQQSDDLRVFTKGIFEEAERKRMLIAPSYYEPAETDFQIAVYSLNYPTKFVQLRHPDVLGALLSIGLDRSKFGDIRLADNTVQFAIASEIADYVRAHLTSIGKVKVSAEEMDATTPYIQNEEQWVESSHTVSSMRLDVVLATIVNISRQKSQSLINAGKVKVNWTVREAVAFELQEGDIISARGYGRLKVILTEGRTKKDKIRLQVGRLEQKV; encoded by the coding sequence ATGGAGCATTTAATCCAACATTTTCGTAAAGATGAACAACCTTTCATTGAGCAAGTTATTGGATGGCAGCGTGAAGTAGAAGATCGCTATGCTCCAAAATTGACCGATTTTTTAGATCCGAGACAGCGTTTTATCGTAGAGTCCATCGTTCAGCAATCAGATGATCTCCGTGTATTCACAAAAGGGATTTTTGAAGAAGCGGAGCGTAAACGAATGCTGATTGCCCCTTCGTATTACGAGCCGGCAGAAACCGATTTTCAAATTGCTGTGTACTCACTGAATTACCCGACAAAATTTGTACAGCTGCGCCATCCTGATGTTTTAGGTGCCTTATTATCAATCGGGCTTGATCGCAGCAAGTTTGGGGATATTAGACTTGCCGATAATACGGTCCAATTTGCAATCGCATCGGAAATTGCGGATTACGTGCGTGCGCATTTAACGAGTATCGGTAAAGTAAAAGTAAGCGCTGAGGAAATGGATGCAACTACACCGTATATCCAAAACGAGGAACAATGGGTCGAAAGCTCGCATACGGTTTCTTCGATGCGTCTTGATGTGGTTTTAGCAACAATCGTTAATATCTCCCGTCAAAAATCACAAAGCCTGATCAATGCCGGAAAAGTAAAAGTTAACTGGACTGTAAGGGAAGCTGTGGCTTTCGAATTGCAGGAAGGCGACATTATTTCAGCACGAGGATATGGACGGTTAAAAGTCATCCTGACAGAAGGACGGACAAAAAAAGATAAGATTCGATTACAAGTAGGACGTTTAGAGCAAAAAGTATAA
- a CDS encoding DivIVA domain-containing protein, with protein MPLSPLDIHNKEFTRGFRGYAEDEVNEFLDQIIKDYEIVLREKKELEEKIKMMSEQMNHYNSLEDTLQKSIVVAQEAAGEVRRNSEKEAKLIVKEAEKNADRIVNDALAKARKVTIEIDELKKQSKVFRNRFKMLVEAQLDLLNTGDWDQLLEYDVDLTEIQENNRKEINEENQNDENAVY; from the coding sequence ATGCCATTATCACCTCTTGATATACATAATAAGGAGTTTACACGTGGATTCCGTGGATATGCAGAAGACGAAGTAAATGAATTTTTAGATCAGATTATAAAAGATTATGAGATTGTTTTACGCGAGAAAAAAGAGCTCGAAGAAAAGATTAAGATGATGTCGGAACAAATGAATCATTACAATTCATTGGAAGACACATTACAGAAATCAATTGTTGTTGCTCAAGAGGCAGCTGGCGAAGTTCGTCGCAATTCCGAAAAAGAAGCAAAGCTCATCGTTAAAGAAGCTGAAAAGAATGCTGACCGTATTGTAAATGACGCACTGGCAAAAGCGAGAAAAGTGACGATCGAGATTGACGAATTGAAAAAACAGTCAAAAGTATTCCGCAACAGATTTAAAATGTTAGTGGAAGCACAACTTGATTTACTGAATACAGGCGATTGGGATCAATTACTGGAATATGACGTAGACTTAACGGAAATTCAAGAAAACAATCGTAAAGAAATCAATGAAGAGAACCAAAATGACGAAAATGCCGTGTATTAG